From Manihot esculenta cultivar AM560-2 chromosome 18, M.esculenta_v8, whole genome shotgun sequence:
CAAGTTGGCAAGATCTGGCATTGGGATTTATAATAGACTTTCCCAGTTTCTTCCACCAGCCAGATTCAAGACTACTCGCTCATTTGGATACTTTGAAATGGTACATGGATCCATAAACAAATCGATCATGACCAGGGAGGAAGCTGACGTTTCCAATCAAAAGACAAGAAACCAGACTCCAGCAAGGAAACTGGAAATCATTCTAAAAACATAACACCCAACATAATTCCacttttttcaatttcaatcaAAGGCACTGAATATACACACTCTCAAGAAGAGAGACAGAGAGGTAGCGGCAGATACATACGCAACTTTTATGACTCTGCTAAGTGGCAGGAGCTACACAGGAGAAAAAGCTTTCAAATTTCCTCTGGATCAAATCCTAAGCTGTTAGTGGGAAAAAGAGGCTGTATTGAGTCATAAATCAggaaaacaatttgaagaaaatgaagCCACTCGAAGAGGATTTAACATTTCATTGATAAAACACTATGCTATATGTTTTACTTTTTCCTGAAATTAGTACAAAGTGGGAAGTTAGCCCTGAAACAAGTCCACCGTGTTATGCCATCTCCACAGGGCTGTAGGAAATGCTGCCCACGCTCATGCTGCACAAGCAGCTAAAATCAAGAACTGAAACACCAGTATCATTGATAGAGACTTCAAGGGGAAGGTTTCCAATCAAACGGAAGATTATTAAACCCATTAACTGCTCCTAGCCCACTAAGCAGTTGGTTCCCCAAATCTTGTTGGCGATTCATGCCCTGGTCTCTAACCATAGATGGCACACTGACACGTCCATTTATCAGAGAATTATTGCCCATCGCAGCTCTAATTCCATTAACCATGGCAGACTGCGCAAGTCCACTGCCCATGGAGCCAAATCCACCTCCCCCCATTCCAGAATTACTGACCGTCCCATTCCCCACCAGGCCATTTCCCCCATTGAGGACCGCATTGTTACTTGTTGGCAAAATCCCATTAACATTTTTCATATCACTCCCCAAAGAACCAACCCCAGCAACACCTGTGCCATTAAGTTGGCTGGACATCATCATGTCATGTATGATTTTCTGAACAGAGCTTTGAGTATCCCCATGTTCCGCCTCACCCGAAAGAGCAGGTTGTTGCATAGGAATATTTGCTGGTGAGTTTGTGGAACTTATGTGATTGGCAGCTGTCAAGGCACTATGAGATGTTTGTGTGGGATTATTAGATGAAGAGGGTGTCGGTGATTGGAAAGGAGAAGGATTAGGTTGTGCCTGTGGAATTGTGCTAGAGGAACCAGGAGATGGAATCTGCACAGAATTTCCTCCATAGGGACTGCTTGCGTTATTCATAGAATTGTGTTGTCTTGAATTCATAGAATTCTGATGGAGAAGCCCAGTAATGGCACTGGCAGAAGTAGACACAGATGTGGTACTGATGGAGTTATTTACACTAGAAACGCCATTGCTACCAGCAATTTGCATTCCACCAGCTTGTACAGAGCTTTGATCACTGTTTGAGTTCTGGGGTATCGTTTGCTGCTGCTGTTGTAGCTGTTCCTCAGGCTGCTGAGATTGACTATGAAACCCAGATGAAGCACCTGTCCTCCGGGGGAACTTCGCCAAACTCTCTGACAACAAAGAATCAAGTAAGATGGTGCTTTTCACATGCAATACCATGTTTTGGTGTTCACATGGAAACAAAAGACACGAAGACAGCTTGTCCAGTTACAGGGTAATGTGATAACTACATTCATATGGATCAAATAGAAATTACAAAAATAGCTGTTTCACATGCAACAACACAGAAGAATAAACTTGCAAAGATTGCAAAGACAAGTAGAACACAGGCaaaacagagaagagatggaagGAAAATAAAGGACATGCATAAGCTGAAATTTAACCTCCATACACATGCCTTGCTTTGCAATAATACATGCACAACTTTTCCAAGATTGAAATATACTGAAATTCACAATccattaattgaaatattatttatttcccCAAGGTCAAAAAGATCGATGGGATAGAGGCAGAACTCTTAAGGGCCATTCTCCCCCTCCCCCTCCCCTCTTCCTCTCTCACTCTCTTCTGGGGCAAAAAAATATCTCATACATTCCTTGATATCTTAACATTTTTTTCCTTAGCATCAAGTGCAGACCGTGGCCTCTTATAATGTAGACTGCGACTTTtctcactcaaaatttttcaACCTCCCTTGCGATACTTAATACTCTCAACACCCTTCAATCTTGAAGTTCTACTGCTGCACCTGCATGGACCCTAGCTCACACATTTGATCATTTTTTGCTTTACCATTATCAAACTGCTACTTAAAGATAATCTCAGCTCGATAGGCCCCAAGtacccaaaaaaaaagaaaaaaagatagcAGATAGCAGACCAGCGAATACCAGATGCAACTAAACTATCCAAGGAAAATCCAAAATCCATTTCACTGATCTCAAAATGTAGGTGCCTACTACTGAATGTATGTTTTCAAGGTCTAGGCAAAGTTAGAACAGAGTGAAAAAAATCCATTAGTTAGTCGAACCACTAAATTTGAAACTATGAAAAACCAAACACCCAATATAATCTTTCAAAAGGTTTTCTCCACTGAAACTTTTTACAAATTACAACATTCACCTGGTGCAAACCAAACTTAAGCCATTCAAATGAGCATCTTTTCCTCTCATGATTGCATTTTGATGAGCTCATTAAATTACAGGATAAGGCAATATTTCTCAGAATAACATTCCACAAGGTCAAGACCTCATTCTAATGAACTTCAAGAAAAAAGGTCATCAAGTTATCATTCATCCTTCTCCTCCTGACCTTGCCTGAGTGAAGGAAACCTACATGTGCCAGGACATTTATGCCTCCTTCCAAAATGATGCAGAAGACTCACCAAAAAAGGCTAGATCATTTAGGGAGCAGTTGTGCCAAGGAAAAAAAGGATTATCTGATCATTTCCATTATCAGATCCCAAAGGaaagataaaaatatacaaaaccAGCATTTAAGCATAGATTCCTCAAAATCCATGCCATTGACACTCGTACAGTTAGTTTCCAAGCCAGAAATCAGTATTATCTAGGAATCATGTAATGATCACTCAATACACTCAACAGGTCAAACCAACCAACTAGAGTATTAACAAATAAAGGCTTCTACTTAGTCTCTATATTATCCTCGAGCATGAAAGCCTAAATCAATAAATCTGATATGTCAAAATCAAAGGATAGCCTCATCCTCGGTAAAAGGTTAAGGAAAGGTGGTCTTTGTTCTATATTATGAATTCAGAGGCCATGATCCCATTTTCACAACTAAAGCAGCACTACATATGAGCTATAAGACATCAATTAACGTTATTTGTAAGGCTCAAACACCCCCCCCCCCAAATCACCACCACCAAAAGAACTCACAAAAATAGAAatctagatttttttttcaagttcTCAGTCTTCTGAGATCACTTTtcactttattcagccttttggcATTCAATATTCTTCACATCTGATTGCCACTGTATCAGACCAAGTACCTCAAAAAAACCTACTTGATAGCCTCTTTGTTTCTAGCACAATGTTGCCTCTTACTCACAGATAAGTGAGGACAAACTGTTCCCTGACAGACAGACTGTAATGATATACAACAAAAAGAAATATCGCAAGATAGATGGCCATGCAACATAAGAAGCACAATCATACAATCACATGATTATGCACATGAACAGATTCATCACCCCCATACCCCAACATCACCACAGAAATCTGATCAAGACAGATGGAAAAGTTGTGAGAATTCTCTTCCCACCAAGTTATGAGTAAAAATCCTATTTTGAAGGCTGTCTTTATTCAACAATGAAACTTATTTTGCTCCAAATATACAATAGTTAGGACAGAAGAATGAATAGACAAAAAGACCCTATACGTTGAAGGTACAGCAATACAACACAGAGCATACTTACTGGCAACACACTCCCATTATACTTGTGTACTAATGAAATAAAGCAGCAATACAGCATAAAGTGTAACAGAATATTTCCACAATCATAATGCTATTTTCACTTTAGAATTACCAAATTTAAACAATGCAAGGTCAAATCACAGGAAAAAACCAACAAGCTTACCCATAGGCCCAGTTCCTGTTTCTCGGCTGTAATCAATCAAGTCTTTCATGCTATTTACCACTTCAGATATCTGCAACATTTTGAACCAATtgtcaaaaagaaaaagtagcAATTAACTACTAAAATCTAGCAGTCGAATAATCTAACCAAATGACATTTctataatattaaaagaataCTTTATAGGACACATAAAAAGTAAAACAAAAAAGCATTTGAACGAGCACCCATTAAATCATCAGAAGACAGTGAAACAGTGTTCAAAAATAGTTTCAAAAAATGCAATGAACGTACATAGCCACACCTCAAAAGTTAGTGCTTGAAACATAAAGCAATTTGCAAGAATTTTAGTATCGACAGAAATAGTTTCCTGAATACAGGGGGGAAGAAAATATCCAAATAAGATGCAGTAGACTTTGAAAAAAACCCGAATTGGACGGAGTGAAGTGCTAGGCAGCACGATATGCACATGCGATAAAATGAATATCTATTTCTCCAGATAGATCACAACATCACGTATTTGGACAGCATGATTTTCCAAATGGAGATTTGAGATTTGCTTTGCTCTTTTAAAACATGTCCATGTACATTTTGATTTTCATTAATCCTGCAGTAAATGTCATTATGAATGTGGAAGGCGAAAATATTGCTAATAAGCCATGCAGAGACGACTCCCGgcaaacaaatataaaaaattacagcTTACCTAGGCTGATTAAATAGGAAAGTATTGTTACAGAAAGCATACACATGAGAATACCAATAGAACATTTAAAACCTAATAACAAAGGATATAAGACATTGAAGCTTTCCTTCATTCAAACATATggaaaactgaaatttctttGTTAACACCATCAAATACAATAGTATCTCAAACGAAGGGTATCTTTCTACTCCAAAATTTACATTAATCCCAAAAGCAAAACCCAGTCACCGAGTACACGCAGAAAATACCCACTATCTGTAACCCTTTAATATTTGATGACCAATATGAGATTCATAGGACTAAGTACTGCATTGAACATAAAAGCATTTATGCCATCACCTGCAGGCATCTCACATATCTCTTTGTATATCCTAAATCATTCACCAAAGGCACTTCCAAAGCTTTTGCAAGTTGTCGAGCTGATGCAAGAAACCTAAAGAAAGGTAGCTTGTCAATATTTGATAGAAGCACCAGACATCATACATTATTGTCCGAAAACATCAAATTGTGCATTGTGCTTGCATTTTCCAACAATATAAAAGTTAATGCCCAGGTCTAGTTAAAGACCGAACAGATGGAACCAAGTTAAATGAAAAGGACACCATACAGGATACGGCCTGCCCAGGGGAAGGGGAAAAGGATCATTCTTGTCAACTTGTTCAAAATGTAATATAAATCCCTTGCACAACAAGAATCTAAGTAATTTTAGAAAAACCCTAGAAGCAACTATAAAATTCCAGCACACTGTCTCTTTAATCACACAAATCAACAGCAGAAACAGTTCTTTAAATGAAGAATCATTAACAGCTCAATCTCCCACCTCTCATACATGCTCAGCAACATTCAGAAGAAAGATAATATGTATTAGCATTTACAAATATGTACCATGTGTGCCATGCAtatgtttttatataaatatcaagCCCTATTTCCACATGCATGCTAAGCGTATTTTGTGCACATGAATCATGGGTGCTATGAGCATTTAGTGCAAGTACAAGTGCAAATAGGACTATCTTTCTATTTCACAAACATAAACATGGCTCCGTGCAGTATGCACATGTGTATGTGTGTGTTCGCGCGCGTACATGTGTGTGTGCCTATGTGGAGGGTGCACACACGCAAACAGCACATGCATGCAAGGAACAATGCAACAGTTTTATCATTATCATTGAGAAGTGAAAACTTACCAAAATGACCAACAGGACAGAAAAGAAGAACATAAAACAATTCAGGGCAACAACCAATAGATCAAGTTTTCAACTTTCAATCTTAAGGATAAAGGAGGGGAAAAAAAGAGGGAAAATACAGCTATGAGAAGACCACCTAAACGCCACCAAACGCCTCATAGTACTTGAGAAGAAAAAGTGCTGACAAGGGACAAATAACTTACATATTACAATTATTTTGCAACTCTGGGACAGATAAATTAGATGATGCATTTTGAGTAGCAGCCTGGTACTTTTGAGCTGCAGCGCCAAGCTGACTGACCTGCatgcatataaaaaaaaatattcatgcaAAATATTTCCAGTAAGAAATATTTAAACTTCCAGGTGCAATGCCACAGCACAAAACTCCACCTACACACTACTAAACGTTGGTTTGTGACAATGAGGAAATTAAAAGGTGCCTTGTGTTTTCTGTTAAAAATAGCTATAAACTAATCATCAGTATTAAGCACTGCAACCAATCTAAATAAAAAGCACAAAAATATAATCCAGGTACAACTGAAAGATCACATGATCTTCTTTTTGTATTGTTGAATTAGTATTATTACTGGATATCATAAAGTATAGCCCTTTTCATATGTAAGAAGAAAAACCAGGAAAAACAATGTCAAAGCAACCGAGAACGACATAGAATAATATAActtctttattaaaataataaaatttaatttagcaGACAATTGCTTTCCTCTTCCTAACCTAGAAGTTAGAGACACAAATCTTTAATTATCAAGTGTCTTTTGATGTCTGGTTTATTTATATGATTCCTATCCAGTATTCCAATGACATGAGCCACAAATCTACAAATCCATGTATGTGTCGAGGAAAGAGCTACCAGTGCATTATGGCGATGTCAACTTAGTCCGCATATGATGCATAATCAAAATAACATCAAATACCCtacaaaatttcaattaatttcacTCGCTATTAAATGCACTCGAATTATTCTAACAGACACTATTTTACATTCATCAAATATTTGAGAGAAAATTTTCTGAACATCAAAATGTGAACAACTCTTGGCTGGCTTAATTATGATTATATATGAACAAAGATGATacagataaaagaaaagaaatgagcAGGACAACTGGATAGAGAATCTAATCTAAGTCTGTCATAGCAATCAAGACCAGAATATCATTAACTCGTAATTCACTAAACAAATTATGTCCAACTTCCTCTAGATAATTGCAGCTTATCAAACAGACACAAAACACCAATAAAGGATAACAATTTATTCATGTTCTATTGGAGAAATCCCTGCAGAGCTATAACAGTAGTCAGCATGGATTTCAGGACaaatttaaaactattaaatCCATATTCCATCATCAATTTGAATATAAACTGATGCCAAAGCTAGTGCAAACAAGTCAAATGAGCCAACTGAGTTTTTAGATAACAGAGGTGCCTCATTCTTAAAAATGTTTGTAGTATTAAGCAAAATGGTCTATTACTAACCTGTGGTATTAACAATCTTCGGGGGATAAGCTCTTCATGACGCCGAGCACAAAATTCCCAAGAGCATATCTAGCCAAAAAAGTGGGGGAAATAGGGACAAAATTAGTTCATAATACCTTAAgaatttagaaattaataagGATAGGTATCTTATTGTCTACCTTCAAGTCTGGTGAGAAGACTATCCGCAGCTGACCATCCCGAACAACTCGAAGTTGCTCAAAAACACTTTCCTGTATTGCTTTTGCATAATCCAACACAATTTGACCAGATGAGTTTTGATATTCACGGGGCATATCCACATAAAGAAGCTCTTCCAAGGTACCACTTTcatatttgattttgaaaagCCTGGGAAGAACCTCAACAGTTGCCTCTAAAAGCACAGTAGACCAGAGTAAGATACAGAATTTgggatttttctttctttttttcttttttttagagGTGGGGAGTTGGGGGTGGTGGGGGTGAGGGGTTGTTAACATTGCTGAGCCCAATTCAAAGTAGCACGAGTTAGTCTCATGCATAAACTAACAACAAGAAGTAAAGATCTCACAACATACCAAAGCCACGGCCTGGCTTCCGGTTGCAAATTTCACAGTGCCATACATCctgtaaaaattgaaaataagacGTTTATAATGATTTACATCATTAATTGGCACCACCAGAAAGTAAACCAAGAGCTTTATGAAAATCACTATTAACTTAATAAGGGCATTCTTGCTGTCTCATGGATTCTAAAGAAAGCATTCAAACAATAAAGAAGTATGGCAAAACAgtatagataaataaataagcaGTGATCCTCAAAAACCTTTACTACATTTCTCCAGTTATACCTAACAATCCAACTTAGAAACAATTATAGTGAGATTGAAAGGCATGTCAGCAATTGTTAATGTTGCTAAGTTTTCTCAAGCAGCTGACCTGAGGAAAAACTCCAGTTGTTTGCCGGCCACTTCCATACATAGAAACACACCACTTCTTTTTTGCATGCGGAGCAAAATACTCTGCCACAAATTTTCTCCAGAATTCAATATTGTTGTCCTACATGACAATTTGGCATGATTATGCGCTAGAAAAGTCAAAACCAATCACGACACTCAAACAGATTTTTTACACCAGAAATCTTACTTCAGGCCTGTGCTGTTGCTGATACATGTAATGTGTGAGACGGCGAGCACACATCCCTGGTTCATACCCTGCTTTCACAGGAGATCTCAGAGGCAAATTCTGCTGTTGAAATTGTTGTGGTAATTGTGGCCGTTGCTGCGGCATTGCTTTCAAGAGTTGCTGTTGTTGATGTTGTTGTAGCTGCAGCAGTCTTTGTTGATGTAAAAGATTTATTGTCGCAGCAGCAGCCTGAGGAGTCTGCCTTGACATCTGAAGGAACTGTTGCTGTTGCTGCTGTTGCTGTTGCTGCTGTTGATGTAGAAACAATGACTGATCTGAATGTTGAGGTTCCAATTTTACTGGTGCTAAACTTCTCATAGACTGAATTTGTTGTGGTTCCAATTTGACTGGACCAAGATTTCTCAAGGGCTGCAGTTGCTGTGGTGCTCCATGTTGGTCATTTGTCACCTGAGGTTCCAACTTGACAGGGCCAACACCCCCTATTCCACCACGAATTGACTGAAATTGATGTTGCTGCTGCACCTGCTGCGTACTGTGTGGGGAAGAGAACTGTTGCATTGGTTGCTGACCATGCTGGACACTTTGAGCTTCAAGCTGTTGGGATTGCTGCTGATCTGGCAATAACTGATTGCCAGCAGGGTTCGAAAATTGCTGTCCCTGAACTTGACCAGATGGACTAGGACTTACCATATTTGACGGCACAAATGATGATGAAGGAGCATTGAAACCCATTCCACTGCCAACTCCTGAA
This genomic window contains:
- the LOC110606992 gene encoding transcriptional corepressor SEUSS; protein product: MVPSGPPTPIGGAQSVSPSLLRSNSGMLGAQGSPLPSQTAFPSLVSPRTQFNNMNMLGNVPNVSSFLNQSFGNGGPNSGLSGPGSSQRGAIDGAAETDPLSGVGSGMGFNAPSSSFVPSNMVSPSPSGQVQGQQFSNPAGNQLLPDQQQSQQLEAQSVQHGQQPMQQFSSPHSTQQVQQQHQFQSIRGGIGGVGPVKLEPQVTNDQHGAPQQLQPLRNLGPVKLEPQQIQSMRSLAPVKLEPQHSDQSLFLHQQQQQQQQQQQQFLQMSRQTPQAAAATINLLHQQRLLQLQQHQQQQLLKAMPQQRPQLPQQFQQQNLPLRSPVKAGYEPGMCARRLTHYMYQQQHRPEDNNIEFWRKFVAEYFAPHAKKKWCVSMYGSGRQTTGVFPQDVWHCEICNRKPGRGFEATVEVLPRLFKIKYESGTLEELLYVDMPREYQNSSGQIVLDYAKAIQESVFEQLRVVRDGQLRIVFSPDLKICSWEFCARRHEELIPRRLLIPQVSQLGAAAQKYQAATQNASSNLSVPELQNNCNMFLASARQLAKALEVPLVNDLGYTKRYVRCLQISEVVNSMKDLIDYSRETGTGPMESLAKFPRRTGASSGFHSQSQQPEEQLQQQQQTIPQNSNSDQSSVQAGGMQIAGSNGVSSVNNSISTTSVSTSASAITGLLHQNSMNSRQHNSMNNASSPYGGNSVQIPSPGSSSTIPQAQPNPSPFQSPTPSSSNNPTQTSHSALTAANHISSTNSPANIPMQQPALSGEAEHGDTQSSVQKIIHDMMMSSQLNGTGVAGVGSLGSDMKNVNGILPTSNNAVLNGGNGLVGNGTVSNSGMGGGGFGSMGSGLAQSAMVNGIRAAMGNNSLINGRVSVPSMVRDQGMNRQQDLGNQLLSGLGAVNGFNNLPFDWKPSP